The following proteins are co-located in the Desulfoscipio sp. XC116 genome:
- a CDS encoding methyl-accepting chemotaxis protein has translation MNVKRLNRRSYLLKTSIMAGIGGAIIAAIILSIDSHFLILIFAAGLLAMLNGFIIGTRNYRQLIEPMQSIIKDLEKLVNKSHVEGVKVINTVSDIKQAFHEILNDLTDNLTQVFIRIKNTSGQLVTYAEQTAAGTEDTASSVGRVAASVQQMSANAEQIMENSNRTADSAREGSAGIQRVAAQMDAIQRASARSGEVIQGLNQSARQISEIINIITSIAEQTNLLALNAAIEAARAGEYGRGFAVVADEVRGLAEQSAGAAKKIRNLVAVTQQETEDAVRSTNESIEQVENGLAVVSDVSGTFEKIISHVEYLADEMQSVTAATQEISSAIQGVAGTADKQTEVMEQLTGNAQNLERLSLELQKVADRFVI, from the coding sequence ATGAATGTGAAAAGACTGAACCGTCGCTCATATCTCTTAAAGACGTCTATTATGGCAGGTATTGGAGGAGCCATAATCGCAGCCATAATTTTAAGCATCGATAGTCACTTTCTTATACTAATATTTGCCGCCGGGCTGCTGGCCATGCTGAACGGTTTTATTATCGGCACAAGAAACTATAGACAATTAATTGAGCCTATGCAATCAATTATCAAAGACTTGGAAAAGCTGGTTAATAAAAGCCATGTGGAAGGCGTTAAGGTTATCAATACGGTAAGTGATATAAAACAGGCTTTTCATGAAATATTAAACGATTTGACCGATAATTTAACTCAGGTATTTATAAGGATAAAAAACACTTCAGGACAATTGGTGACATACGCCGAGCAAACAGCTGCGGGAACAGAGGATACCGCATCCTCTGTTGGCCGTGTGGCTGCTTCGGTGCAGCAAATGTCCGCCAACGCGGAACAAATTATGGAAAATTCCAATCGCACCGCTGATTCTGCCAGGGAAGGCAGCGCGGGCATTCAAAGAGTGGCAGCCCAGATGGATGCTATTCAGCGTGCTTCGGCCAGGAGCGGAGAAGTAATTCAGGGACTTAATCAGTCGGCCCGGCAGATATCTGAAATTATTAATATTATTACATCAATTGCCGAGCAAACTAATTTGTTGGCTTTAAACGCGGCTATCGAAGCGGCCCGGGCGGGTGAGTACGGCCGTGGATTTGCCGTGGTGGCCGATGAGGTGAGGGGCTTGGCTGAACAAAGTGCCGGCGCGGCTAAAAAAATTCGTAATCTGGTGGCAGTTACCCAACAGGAAACCGAAGATGCTGTACGCAGTACTAATGAAAGCATTGAACAGGTGGAAAACGGTTTGGCGGTTGTGTCCGACGTAAGCGGTACTTTTGAAAAAATAATATCTCATGTTGAATATCTGGCGGATGAAATGCAGTCGGTTACCGCGGCTACCCAGGAAATATCTTCGGCCATACAGGGCGTAGCCGGTACAGCCGACAAGCAAACAGAGGTTATGGAGCAGCTTACAGGCAACGCACAAAATCTTGAACGATTATCATTGGAATTGCAAAAGGTTGCCGATAGGTTCGTTATTTAA
- a CDS encoding Cof-type HAD-IIB family hydrolase — MWYNILKDIHAACAATAEDEQPAFFWGPAAESEIALPALAMTVKSMSEEKNPELFQDRLTKYGNLPGGPKLSKRNYKLLAVDLDDTMLNSQLLVPEQSRQAVVRAREAGVRVTLATGRMFRSALPFAQELGVAEYLMTYQGALVKHPVTGDVLFHRPVPLDSALEVLELVNRYGYHINVYVDDTPYIARQTKESELYTAISRIPMTEVGNLAAFLRERGQDPTKIVVVAREELIDSLLTEVRPRLGNKLHITKSKPNFLEFSHPLGNKGDALAAIAAHYGVAQGEVIAVGDGYNDLEMIDFAGLGVVVGNARPEIKEHADYVCRTNDECGVAEVVEKFILTAL, encoded by the coding sequence ATGTGGTATAATATCCTGAAAGATATCCATGCCGCTTGTGCGGCAACAGCGGAGGATGAACAGCCCGCATTTTTTTGGGGACCTGCCGCGGAGTCTGAGATTGCTTTGCCTGCGCTCGCAATGACAGTTAAAAGCATGTCGGAAGAAAAGAATCCTGAGCTTTTTCAGGATAGGTTGACTAAGTATGGCAATCTGCCGGGAGGGCCCAAATTGAGCAAACGTAATTATAAATTGTTAGCTGTTGATTTAGATGATACAATGCTGAATTCCCAGTTGCTAGTGCCCGAGCAATCGCGTCAGGCTGTGGTGCGAGCCCGTGAGGCAGGAGTGCGGGTGACTCTGGCTACCGGACGGATGTTTCGCTCGGCGCTGCCTTTTGCGCAAGAATTGGGAGTAGCGGAGTATCTGATGACTTATCAGGGGGCTTTAGTGAAACATCCCGTAACCGGCGATGTCTTGTTCCATCGGCCGGTGCCGCTTGATTCAGCGCTGGAGGTGCTCGAGTTGGTGAACCGGTATGGCTACCATATCAATGTTTATGTGGATGACACGCCCTACATAGCTCGGCAGACCAAGGAAAGCGAGCTTTATACCGCTATTTCCCGCATTCCCATGACAGAAGTGGGGAACCTGGCGGCCTTTCTGCGGGAGCGGGGCCAGGACCCCACCAAGATAGTGGTGGTTGCCCGGGAGGAGTTGATTGATAGCTTGCTTACCGAGGTGCGGCCCCGGTTGGGGAATAAACTGCATATAACCAAGTCAAAACCCAATTTTCTGGAGTTTTCCCACCCGCTTGGTAATAAAGGCGATGCTTTGGCGGCCATTGCCGCGCATTACGGCGTAGCGCAGGGTGAGGTTATCGCGGTGGGAGACGGTTATAATGACCTGGAAATGATTGATTTTGCCGGATTAGGTGTGGTGGTGGGCAATGCTCGTCCGGAAATCAAAGAGCATGCCGATTACGTCTGTCGTACCAATGATGAGTGCGGGGTGGCCGAAGTAGTTGAGAAATTTATTTTGACCGCTCTGTAG
- a CDS encoding GNAT family N-acetyltransferase, translated as MLTQSSTNNITKTENQAGFLSARKAAINIPMGNAVIEGPVAGIILSGMQLSKEMDSFRQPDVQLQSLVHIAGLPRGRVYIVHKGRTIVGYVTFHLPDTCSRWHDHPRIIEIGGIEVTREWRSCHVGGTLLKFVFRDEFWENFIVIGLESFRNWDLKGSHLNVWEYRDMMDRLVQQVSFNPCFTRMYDVLEHPANALIARCGVHVSLDDWLFFKQIAARPPRSQA; from the coding sequence ATGTTAACCCAAAGCTCAACCAATAACATAACCAAGACCGAAAATCAAGCAGGCTTTTTAAGTGCAAGAAAGGCAGCTATAAATATCCCCATGGGAAATGCGGTTATCGAAGGACCGGTGGCAGGGATCATATTAAGCGGCATGCAACTCAGTAAAGAGATGGACAGCTTTCGCCAACCGGATGTGCAATTGCAATCCCTGGTGCATATCGCCGGCCTGCCCCGCGGCCGGGTTTACATAGTGCATAAGGGGAGAACAATCGTAGGTTACGTTACCTTTCACCTGCCGGATACATGCTCCCGCTGGCATGATCATCCAAGGATTATTGAAATAGGCGGTATTGAAGTAACCAGGGAATGGAGAAGCTGTCATGTAGGCGGTACGCTTTTAAAATTCGTTTTCCGCGACGAATTCTGGGAGAACTTTATAGTCATCGGCCTGGAAAGCTTCCGCAACTGGGATCTTAAAGGCAGTCATTTAAACGTATGGGAATACCGGGATATGATGGACAGACTTGTCCAGCAGGTCAGCTTCAATCCTTGCTTTACTAGAATGTATGATGTCCTGGAACATCCCGCCAACGCACTGATAGCCAGGTGCGGTGTGCATGTAAGTTTGGATGATTGGCTGTTCTTTAAACAAATAGCCGCCAGGCCGCCAAGAAGTCAAGCTTAA
- a CDS encoding TetR/AcrR family transcriptional regulator — MEEKKKKILNCAKEIFVQKGYMNTPVREIIDASGYGTSTFYRYFADKEDLLNTLLSDFLDHIIDKVNRYFKQEEDVHKRFVESKRVIMEVFAENPELSEIYSRVAGLSTSVDKCLKKFDERYLWFVHQNIAYGIKHGFFKDLPIDPICHSILAIIKYAVYKWVVLKEITSTEMIEMVGSFHRCLGEGLYQKKPTKQYPVD, encoded by the coding sequence ATGGAAGAAAAGAAGAAAAAAATACTCAACTGCGCCAAAGAAATATTTGTCCAAAAGGGCTACATGAATACCCCGGTACGTGAAATCATAGATGCTTCCGGTTATGGCACCAGTACTTTTTACCGTTACTTTGCAGACAAAGAAGACTTGCTGAATACATTATTATCCGACTTTCTGGATCACATTATAGACAAGGTTAACCGGTATTTTAAGCAGGAAGAAGACGTACACAAGCGTTTTGTGGAAAGCAAGCGGGTAATCATGGAGGTTTTTGCCGAGAACCCGGAGTTGTCTGAAATCTACAGCCGGGTGGCCGGGCTAAGCACATCAGTTGATAAATGCCTGAAGAAATTTGATGAGAGGTATCTTTGGTTCGTGCACCAGAACATTGCCTACGGAATAAAGCACGGTTTCTTCAAGGACTTACCCATCGACCCCATCTGCCACTCCATACTGGCGATAATCAAGTATGCCGTTTATAAATGGGTGGTCTTAAAAGAAATAACCAGCACGGAAATGATTGAAATGGTAGGCTCTTTTCACCGGTGCCTGGGAGAAGGACTGTATCAAAAAAAACCAACCAAGCAGTACCCTGTGGATTAG
- a CDS encoding glucose-6-phosphate isomerase encodes MQELINIDIGHLLSDKDPANFVSETEYANFTAKHGQAFAEFQAPLKDKTSPITLSFGEEKAIPRIKELARELGEKYDHVLLLGIGGSALGAKAVLQFLHGPFYNLEKHAQPRLFILDNLDPVLLTKVLDVIDMAKTAIIYTSKSGSTPETAAQFIFFYNKYKAAGGRPEDIVIICDPGDNGINHIAQQLDCRLLHIPRDLPGRYSVLSSVGFLPAEITGIDSARLLSGAAAAHQSIINTPLPQNALFALGSCLYELSTQGKSMHVLFNYSSLLFEFGLWFVQLWAESLGKRLSLDGKVVHAGTTPLASLGATDQHSILQLFKEGPADKVLGFVKIDSLPADVTLTEAFPTEKEYAYFTGHSMSEQLDIEQLATEMSLVGAGRPCYRITLREISPEALGALLYFYEALVVYTAKLWHINPFNQPGVEEGKNITYALMGRQDYSRRRPEYEQAMQRFKNGVRLKLS; translated from the coding sequence ATGCAAGAATTAATTAATATTGACATAGGCCATCTTTTAAGCGATAAAGACCCGGCCAACTTTGTCTCCGAAACCGAATATGCTAATTTTACCGCCAAACACGGACAGGCGTTTGCCGAGTTTCAAGCACCGCTCAAGGATAAGACATCCCCCATCACTCTTTCCTTCGGTGAGGAAAAGGCCATCCCCCGAATAAAAGAGCTGGCCCGCGAACTTGGTGAAAAATATGACCATGTACTGCTGCTGGGCATCGGCGGGTCGGCGCTGGGAGCCAAAGCAGTGCTGCAGTTTTTGCACGGTCCGTTTTATAATCTGGAAAAGCATGCCCAGCCCCGGCTGTTTATACTGGATAACCTGGACCCGGTACTGCTAACCAAGGTCCTGGATGTTATCGATATGGCCAAAACAGCCATCATTTACACCAGTAAATCGGGCTCGACCCCGGAAACAGCGGCGCAGTTTATCTTCTTTTACAACAAATACAAAGCGGCAGGCGGCCGTCCGGAAGACATCGTTATAATTTGCGACCCCGGCGACAACGGCATCAACCACATCGCCCAACAGCTGGACTGCCGCTTGCTGCATATCCCCCGGGACCTGCCCGGCCGGTATTCCGTTTTATCTTCAGTGGGCTTTCTTCCCGCTGAAATTACCGGTATTGACAGCGCCCGGCTGCTTTCCGGCGCGGCAGCGGCACACCAATCCATCATCAACACTCCTTTGCCGCAAAACGCCCTTTTTGCCCTGGGCAGCTGTCTTTATGAGCTGTCCACGCAGGGTAAATCCATGCACGTGCTGTTTAATTACAGCAGCCTGTTGTTTGAATTCGGTTTATGGTTTGTGCAATTATGGGCCGAAAGCCTGGGTAAAAGACTATCCCTGGACGGTAAAGTAGTCCACGCGGGCACCACACCGCTGGCCAGTCTGGGGGCCACGGACCAGCACTCCATACTGCAGCTTTTTAAAGAAGGCCCCGCGGATAAAGTGCTTGGATTTGTGAAAATAGACAGTCTGCCCGCGGACGTTACTTTAACGGAAGCATTTCCCACAGAGAAAGAATACGCCTACTTCACAGGCCACTCCATGAGCGAACAGCTGGACATTGAGCAGTTGGCCACCGAAATGAGCCTGGTCGGAGCCGGCAGGCCCTGCTATCGGATCACCTTGAGAGAAATATCTCCGGAAGCGCTGGGCGCACTGCTATATTTCTACGAAGCGCTGGTAGTATACACAGCCAAGCTGTGGCACATCAACCCCTTCAACCAGCCCGGTGTGGAAGAAGGCAAGAACATCACCTATGCACTGATGGGCCGGCAGGATTACAGCCGGCGACGCCCGGAGTACGAACAAGCCATGCAGCGATTTAAAAACGGGGTCAGGCTTAAACTTTCTTAA
- a CDS encoding PHP domain-containing protein yields MQLFADWHTHTRYSDGHAAPEEMVAAAARRGLAEVAITDHGPRGMFIGVKDAGVYRELKEQAARLSELYSVRVLVGAEANVIGLRGEIDIPADIAGELDILIAGLHPQVWCRPWWKTLTWILPNRIGKTFGWVRERMREANTMALVAAVRNNTLTFISHPGLVMAVDMDEVARACADTGCALEINTGHHYDRDEVVRAALRWGALLVVNSDAHYPETVGAQDIGIELLDKYRVPPEKVLNACPVEQTAGAAEYRRGSAGLAGRAAPPLS; encoded by the coding sequence ATGCAGCTGTTTGCCGATTGGCATACGCATACCCGATACAGCGACGGTCATGCCGCGCCGGAGGAAATGGTGGCGGCGGCGGCCCGGCGCGGCCTGGCGGAGGTCGCCATTACCGATCACGGGCCCCGGGGCATGTTTATCGGTGTTAAAGATGCCGGGGTATACCGCGAGCTGAAGGAGCAGGCGGCCCGGCTGTCTGAGCTTTACTCGGTGCGGGTGCTGGTGGGCGCTGAAGCTAATGTAATCGGCCTGCGTGGGGAAATTGACATACCGGCGGATATAGCCGGTGAGCTGGATATATTGATCGCGGGTCTGCATCCCCAGGTGTGGTGCCGGCCCTGGTGGAAAACGCTGACCTGGATATTGCCCAATAGAATTGGCAAGACGTTCGGGTGGGTGCGGGAGAGGATGCGCGAGGCCAATACTATGGCGCTGGTGGCTGCCGTGCGCAATAACACGCTGACTTTTATCTCCCACCCCGGCCTGGTGATGGCGGTAGATATGGATGAGGTGGCCCGGGCCTGTGCGGATACCGGGTGTGCCCTGGAAATAAATACCGGACATCATTACGATCGGGATGAGGTGGTACGGGCCGCGCTGCGCTGGGGGGCATTGCTGGTGGTGAACAGTGACGCCCATTACCCCGAAACGGTAGGTGCGCAGGATATCGGTATCGAACTGCTGGACAAGTATCGGGTGCCCCCGGAAAAGGTGTTAAATGCCTGTCCGGTTGAACAAACGGCGGGTGCCGCGGAGTATCGGCGGGGGAGTGCCGGTTTGGCCGGGCGGGCTGCGCCGCCGCTGTCGTGA
- the rapZ gene encoding RNase adapter RapZ — MVIVTGLSGAGKTQALRCLEDMGYFCVDNLPPTLIPKFAELCAQTNRSINNIALVVDIRGGEFFQSLSEVLGQLEQGGIEYEILFLEASDEVLVRRYKESRRRHPLGTHGEVLRNIREERVLLEEVRGRAGKIIDTSNLKPQELKDKLADLFGGEGDNSQLLITVISFGFKYGIPMDSDLVIDVRFLPNPYYDPAMRLLSGNEPMVRDFVFNSPVTTAFMDKFTDLVEFLIPCYIEEGKTTLMIAIGCTGGMHRSVALANRLGDVLRGKDYRVTVSHRDIGRVG; from the coding sequence ATGGTTATTGTTACCGGTCTGTCCGGTGCCGGAAAAACCCAGGCGCTGCGTTGTCTTGAAGATATGGGTTATTTTTGTGTGGATAATTTGCCGCCCACTTTGATCCCCAAGTTCGCCGAACTATGTGCACAAACGAACCGGAGTATTAATAATATAGCATTAGTTGTGGATATAAGGGGCGGGGAGTTTTTTCAGTCCCTGTCCGAAGTGCTGGGCCAGCTGGAACAGGGCGGTATTGAATACGAGATTCTTTTCCTGGAGGCTTCGGATGAGGTGCTGGTAAGGCGATATAAAGAATCCCGCCGCCGCCATCCTTTGGGGACGCATGGCGAAGTGCTGCGCAATATCCGGGAGGAGCGGGTATTGCTGGAGGAAGTTAGAGGCCGGGCCGGAAAGATTATAGATACCTCTAATTTAAAGCCTCAGGAACTTAAGGATAAACTGGCGGATCTGTTCGGCGGCGAAGGGGATAATTCCCAACTGCTGATTACGGTTATTTCCTTCGGGTTTAAATATGGCATTCCCATGGACAGTGATCTGGTAATTGACGTGCGTTTTTTGCCCAATCCATATTATGACCCGGCTATGCGGCTATTGTCCGGTAATGAGCCGATGGTGCGCGACTTTGTATTCAATTCGCCGGTTACCACGGCATTTATGGATAAATTTACCGACCTGGTGGAGTTTCTTATACCTTGTTATATTGAGGAAGGCAAGACCACATTGATGATCGCTATCGGCTGCACCGGCGGTATGCACCGCTCCGTGGCCCTGGCCAACCGGTTGGGGGATGTTTTGCGAGGCAAGGATTACCGGGTGACGGTAAGTCACAGAGACATTGGCCGGGTTGGCTAA
- a CDS encoding YvcK family protein, whose amino-acid sequence MTKWLYPGMFIKRWLLLALLGGVLLFAGVALAVFPYLPATGFWLQKLLYGTAGQSRTVLSGILFMTAGTALMVYGLCRALLSVINAIMPGGNRLVDVVYNRRCLEKGPRVVVIGGGTGIPVLLRGLKEYTGNLTAVVTVADDGGSSGRLRGDLGILPPGDVRNCLVALADREPLMEELLQYRFAAGELKGHNMGNLLLAALCGISGGFDRAVRGLSRVLAVRGQVFPATLADVRLCAEMKDGSVVCGESRIPKSGQQIMRVFLDPDNCRPTKEALEAIRDADAIIMGPGSLYTSILPGLMVQGIPEAIARARAAKIYVCNVMTQPGETDGYSASRHLQAIIEHAGEIIDYMVVNTENVPAWVAGRYRKEGAVPVEADLENIQDLGVMPISGELLQEGEVARHHSGRLAQLLIKLIYGDRRHPERVVYINNYIRPKQAGGERDSAAF is encoded by the coding sequence ATGACCAAGTGGCTGTATCCGGGTATGTTTATTAAACGCTGGCTGTTGCTGGCGCTGCTGGGGGGGGTGCTGCTATTTGCCGGTGTGGCGCTGGCGGTTTTTCCCTACCTGCCGGCCACGGGATTCTGGCTGCAAAAGTTGTTGTACGGGACTGCGGGGCAAAGCCGCACTGTGCTGTCGGGTATCCTTTTTATGACCGCGGGTACCGCTTTGATGGTTTACGGATTGTGCCGGGCTTTGCTTTCGGTAATTAACGCTATTATGCCGGGCGGAAACAGGCTGGTGGATGTCGTTTATAACCGGCGCTGTTTGGAAAAAGGGCCGCGGGTGGTGGTTATCGGCGGTGGTACGGGAATCCCGGTTTTATTGCGCGGGCTTAAGGAATACACCGGTAATTTAACTGCCGTGGTTACAGTGGCTGATGACGGCGGCAGTTCGGGACGGCTGCGGGGGGATTTGGGCATATTGCCTCCCGGCGATGTGCGCAATTGTCTGGTGGCTTTGGCTGACCGGGAGCCTCTAATGGAGGAGCTTCTGCAATATCGCTTTGCCGCGGGGGAGCTTAAGGGGCATAATATGGGCAATCTTTTGCTGGCGGCTTTGTGTGGCATCAGCGGCGGCTTTGACCGGGCGGTGCGTGGTCTCAGCAGGGTGCTGGCGGTGCGGGGCCAGGTTTTTCCGGCTACTTTGGCCGATGTTCGGCTGTGTGCGGAAATGAAAGATGGTTCGGTAGTGTGCGGGGAATCCAGGATACCGAAAAGCGGCCAACAAATAATGAGGGTGTTTCTGGACCCGGATAACTGCCGTCCCACCAAGGAAGCTTTGGAAGCTATCAGGGACGCGGACGCTATTATTATGGGGCCGGGGAGTCTTTATACCAGCATCCTGCCCGGGCTCATGGTGCAGGGTATTCCCGAGGCTATAGCCCGTGCGCGGGCGGCTAAAATTTATGTTTGCAATGTTATGACTCAGCCCGGTGAGACCGACGGCTACTCGGCTTCCCGTCACTTACAGGCTATTATTGAACATGCCGGTGAAATAATAGATTATATGGTTGTCAACACGGAAAATGTACCTGCCTGGGTGGCGGGCCGGTATCGCAAAGAGGGTGCCGTGCCGGTCGAGGCGGATCTGGAAAATATTCAAGATCTGGGGGTAATGCCAATTTCGGGCGAGCTGCTGCAGGAAGGGGAAGTGGCGCGCCATCACTCCGGCAGGCTGGCTCAGCTGCTTATCAAACTTATATATGGCGATCGCCGTCACCCGGAGCGGGTAGTTTATATAAATAATTATATCCGGCCCAAGCAGGCCGGGGGCGAACGGGATAGCGCGGCGTTTTAA
- a CDS encoding cysteine desulfurase family protein: MTGLQVYLDNSATTRPYSAVVRAVAEAMEEHYGNPSSLHKMGVEADRVMSRARQAVAASLGAGPGEIVFTGGGSEAINLAIKGALPGRWGKHVVTTAVEHPAVLNACGQLKEQGIQVTVLPVDEQGAVQPGQLREALREDTYLVSVMYVNNEVGTVQPLDEIAEVLADFRRGGRKLLWHVDAVQAYGKLPLRPGELGVDLLSVSAHKAHGPKGVGALYVAPHTQLLPLVAGGGQEHGRRSGTENVPGLAGFGAAAAVIAREARGAAERIFPLKKKLAEGILAAVPGAVLNGPPCRRENLRCAPHIVNLSFPGLRGEILLHSLEERGIYVSTGSACASRKSPGSHVLKAMGVKGELLEGAVRFSLSSLNTEGDIDYAVEQTAAVVQELYALYN, encoded by the coding sequence ATGACAGGGCTTCAGGTATATTTGGATAACAGCGCTACCACCCGTCCTTATTCGGCGGTAGTACGGGCCGTGGCGGAGGCGATGGAGGAGCATTACGGAAACCCGTCTTCCCTGCACAAAATGGGCGTTGAGGCCGACCGGGTTATGAGCCGGGCGCGGCAGGCCGTGGCCGCCAGTTTGGGGGCGGGACCCGGCGAAATTGTGTTTACCGGCGGGGGTTCGGAGGCAATTAATTTAGCTATTAAAGGAGCGTTGCCCGGCCGGTGGGGAAAGCATGTGGTTACCACGGCGGTGGAGCACCCCGCCGTTTTAAATGCCTGCGGGCAGCTAAAGGAACAAGGCATTCAAGTGACGGTGCTGCCTGTTGATGAGCAGGGAGCGGTGCAACCCGGGCAATTGCGGGAGGCATTGCGGGAGGATACCTATCTGGTATCGGTAATGTACGTAAATAATGAAGTGGGTACGGTGCAGCCACTGGACGAAATTGCCGAGGTGCTGGCTGATTTTCGCAGGGGAGGGCGCAAGCTGCTGTGGCATGTCGATGCGGTACAGGCTTACGGTAAGTTGCCTTTGCGGCCCGGGGAGCTGGGTGTGGATTTGTTGTCGGTGAGCGCCCACAAAGCGCATGGCCCCAAAGGGGTGGGGGCGCTTTATGTGGCGCCGCATACTCAGTTGCTGCCTTTGGTAGCTGGTGGCGGACAGGAGCACGGCCGGCGTTCGGGTACTGAAAATGTGCCCGGCCTTGCGGGTTTTGGAGCGGCGGCCGCGGTAATTGCCCGGGAAGCCCGCGGGGCGGCGGAGAGAATCTTCCCTTTGAAAAAAAAGCTGGCGGAGGGCATACTGGCGGCGGTGCCGGGCGCCGTATTAAACGGGCCTCCCTGCCGGCGGGAGAACTTGCGTTGCGCCCCGCATATTGTTAATCTGTCATTTCCGGGGCTGCGCGGCGAAATACTGCTGCATTCGCTGGAGGAGCGAGGTATTTATGTCTCCACCGGGTCGGCCTGTGCCAGCCGGAAAAGTCCGGGCAGCCACGTATTGAAGGCTATGGGCGTTAAAGGGGAACTGCTGGAAGGGGCGGTGCGGTTCAGCCTGTCATCGTTGAATACGGAGGGGGATATTGATTACGCGGTGGAGCAAACAGCAGCCGTGGTTCAGGAATTGTATGCTTTATATAATTAA
- the thiI gene encoding tRNA uracil 4-sulfurtransferase ThiI, which translates to MNNTYMIRYGEIGLKGKNRPAFERRLMDNISRALRKLGSSRVRRVYGRIIVESEAEPARVLDILSKVFGIVGVSLALRLPLDERVICEGALATVRDAAARVLMPAGEPLTFKVEARRSNKQFPRTSPELNGLIGGYLLDNFPGLKVDVHTPQIRVRVEIREKNAFVYANDMPGVGGLPVGVSGKALLLLSGGIDSPVAGYMAMKRGIEIEAVHFYSFPFTGEKSLEKVRNLCRVLTDYTTRVKMHIVHFTDIQKEIQKSCPEELRVTIMRRMMFRLAARIADNQGALALITGESVGQVASQTLESMRVINQVIDIPVLRPLVGMDKLEIIHRAQAIGTYETSVLPYEDCCTLFLPKHPATRPRLEQALDAEQALDLEGLLTGSLERTIVEDIIRS; encoded by the coding sequence ATGAATAATACATATATGATTCGTTACGGAGAAATCGGGCTTAAAGGCAAAAACAGGCCGGCCTTTGAGCGCCGGCTGATGGATAACATCAGCCGGGCGCTGAGAAAATTGGGGTCGTCCCGGGTGCGGCGGGTATACGGCCGCATTATAGTGGAAAGTGAAGCCGAGCCCGCCCGGGTGCTGGATATATTAAGCAAGGTTTTTGGTATTGTGGGAGTCAGCCTGGCATTGCGTTTGCCGCTGGACGAACGGGTTATTTGCGAGGGGGCGCTGGCGACGGTTAGGGATGCCGCGGCCCGTGTTTTGATGCCTGCCGGAGAGCCGCTGACTTTCAAAGTAGAGGCCAGACGTTCCAATAAACAATTTCCCCGTACCTCCCCGGAGCTTAACGGTTTGATTGGCGGTTATCTGCTGGATAATTTTCCGGGTCTTAAAGTAGACGTGCATACACCCCAAATCAGAGTGAGGGTGGAAATCCGTGAGAAAAATGCCTTTGTTTATGCCAATGATATGCCGGGGGTGGGTGGTTTGCCCGTGGGGGTCAGCGGCAAGGCACTGCTGCTGCTGTCCGGGGGCATTGACAGCCCTGTGGCCGGTTATATGGCTATGAAACGGGGTATTGAAATTGAAGCGGTGCATTTTTACAGCTTTCCCTTTACCGGTGAAAAATCCTTGGAAAAGGTGCGAAATCTGTGTCGGGTTTTGACGGATTACACGACGCGAGTTAAAATGCATATAGTGCATTTTACCGATATTCAAAAGGAAATTCAAAAAAGCTGCCCCGAGGAGCTGCGGGTGACTATTATGCGGCGCATGATGTTTCGCCTGGCCGCCAGGATTGCGGATAACCAAGGGGCGTTGGCGCTGATAACCGGTGAAAGTGTGGGACAGGTGGCCAGCCAAACGCTGGAAAGCATGCGGGTGATTAACCAGGTAATCGATATTCCCGTGCTGCGTCCGCTGGTGGGCATGGATAAGCTGGAAATTATCCACCGGGCGCAGGCTATTGGTACTTATGAAACATCAGTGCTGCCCTATGAAGACTGCTGCACCTTGTTTCTGCCCAAGCATCCGGCTACCAGGCCTCGCTTGGAACAGGCGCTGGATGCCGAACAGGCGCTGGATTTGGAGGGTTTGCTGACCGGGTCGCTGGAGCGAACGATAGTGGAGGATATTATACGGTCGTAG